CTAGGGGCTAGTGGCTAGGGGCTAGGGGCTAGGGGCTAGGGGCTAGGGGCTAGGGGCTAGGGGCTAGGGGCTAGGGGCTAGGGGCTAGGGGCTAGGGGCTAGGGGCTAGGGGCTAGGGGCTAGGAAAATTCTAGTTTGGTTTTATTCAGGCGTTGGGTTCTTGAAGAATCTTTTTCGATTCCCCTAGCCCCTCATCCCTAGTCCCTCGTCCCTACAGGTACTTCACATCCAGGATCTCGTATTCCTTGATGCCGCCCGGTGCCTTGACCTCGGCGACATCGCCGGAATATTTCCCGATCAGAGCGCGCGCTATCGGCGAGCTGATCGAAATCTTGTTGTTCTTGATATCAGCTTCATCATCACCGACGATCTGGTAGATCACGGTTTCGTGGCTGTCCACTTCTTCCAGCTCCACCGTTGCACCGAACACGCAACGCCCGTCGGCATCGAGGTGGACCGGATCGATAATCTGCGCGTTGGCCAGCTTGCTTTCCACTTCGACTATGCGGCCTTCGATGAAGCTTTGCCTTTCCTTTGCGGCATCGTATTCGGCGTTCTCGGACAGATCTCCGTGCGAACGCGCCTCCTGGATCGCGGCGATCACTTGGGGCCGCTCCACCGTCTTGAGTTGATGCAGTTCGCTGCGCAACAGTTCGGCGCCCTTCACGGTCAATGGAACCTTGTTCATCATTTAGAGCCCTTAGAGATTTATGGATTGTCCGGTCGACTACAGCCTGGCGTGCAATTCCTGCACCGAGTAGGCAGTCAGTTCCTGCATGTGCTGCATGCCGGTGCAGGCCGCGCGCGCGCCGGCGATCGTCGTGAAATAAGTCACACGCGCCTGCAATG
The sequence above is drawn from the Betaproteobacteria bacterium genome and encodes:
- the greA gene encoding transcription elongation factor GreA; the protein is MNKVPLTVKGAELLRSELHQLKTVERPQVIAAIQEARSHGDLSENAEYDAAKERQSFIEGRIVEVESKLANAQIIDPVHLDADGRCVFGATVELEEVDSHETVIYQIVGDDEADIKNNKISISSPIARALIGKYSGDVAEVKAPGGIKEYEILDVKYL